Proteins encoded by one window of Salvia splendens isolate huo1 chromosome 7, SspV2, whole genome shotgun sequence:
- the LOC121742597 gene encoding LOW QUALITY PROTEIN: leucine aminopeptidase-like (The sequence of the model RefSeq protein was modified relative to this genomic sequence to represent the inferred CDS: inserted 1 base in 1 codon), with translation MAPIDPHSYADSTHPLTTHVSLSFYFDFPSSTIASSALLSLSAPHSGPLTLDTRSLSISAVIDPITAAPIPFTLSSSPDAVLGQSLTLTLSNQSKLLILSKTAPSSSALQWLSPPQTFNKSYPFVFTQCQAIHARSIFPCQDTPAARIKFAAKLNIPRYLSAVMAAKHVDRRDPAAGECCGACDDSIWCAEGRVVEEFVMEQPVPPYLFAFAVGELGFREVGPRTKVYSEAVPAVLDAAAREFAGSEEMIKVGEALFGPYEWERFDLLVLPPSFPYGGMENPRXTFLTPTVIKGDSTGAQVVAHELAHSWTGNLITNKNNDHFWLNEGFTTYAERRIVEVVQGKERAILNIGIGWRGLVEQIERFKDLMEFTKLRTNQQGVDPDDVYSEVPYEKGFQFLWRIERQVGRPAFDEFLKKYIANFKFQSIDTDMFLDFLKANIPGIEDQIDLKIWTDGTGIPPDAMEPASEIYTKIVSLANDFKSGTMPNEDDVAQWGGQEWELYLENLPKSVEASQLAALDERYRLAESKDYEVKVAFLQHAIASRCSSYYNEVEKTLKEVGRMKYLRPLYRALVQGAGKEEEKMFARVFSEACAGYHPIAKGVVEAIFAKHL, from the exons ATGGCTCCAATCGACCCCCACTCCTATGCAGACTCCACCCACCCCCTAACCACTCACGTCTCCCTCTCTTTCTACTTCGATTTCCCCTCCTCCACCATCGCCTCCTCCgccctcctctccctctccgcCCCCCACTCCGGCCCCCTCACCCTCGACACCCGCTCCCTCTCCATCTCCGCCGTCATCGACCCCATCACCGCTGCTCCCATCCCCTTCACCCTCTCGTCTTCCCCCGACGCCGTCCTAGGCCAATCACTCACCCTAACCCTCTCCAATCAATCCAAATTACTCATTCTCTCCAAAACTGCGCCGTCTTCCTCAGCTCTGCAGTGGCTCTCTCCGCCGCAGACGTTCAACAAGTCCTACCCCTTCGTCTTCACCCAATGCCAGGCCATCCACGCGCGATCGATCTTCCCCTGCCAGGATACCCCCGCCGCGCGGATCAAATTCGCCGCGAAATTGAACATCCCGCGCTACCTCTCCGCGGTGATGGCCGCGAAGCATGTTGATCGGCGCGATCCCGCCGCCGGAGAGTGCTGCGGAGCGTGTGATGACTCAATTTGGTGCGCGGAGGGGAGGGTGGTGGAGGAGTTCGTGATGGAGCAGCCGGTGCCGCCCTACCTGTTTGCTTTTGCAGTTGGGGAGCTAGGGTTTAGAGAGGTTGGTCCGAGGACTAAGGTATACTCGGAGGCTGTCCCTGCGGTGTTGGACGCTGCGGCTAGGGAGTTTGCGGGGTCGGAGGAGATGATCAAGGTCGGGGAGGCACTGTTTGGGCCGTATGAGTGGGAGAGGTTCGATTTGTTGGTGTTGCCACCGAGTTTTCCCTACGGAGGAATGGAGAATCCGA AGACATTTTTGACTCCCACTGTGATCAAAGGGGACTCTACGGGGGCACAGGTTGTAGCTCACGAGCTCGCTCATAGCTGGACGGGGAACTTGATCACTAATAAGAACAATGATCATTTCTGGTTGAATGAG GGTTTCACGACATATGCTGAGCGGCGAATAGTTGAGGTTGTTCAAGGAAAAGAAAGGGCCATACTTAATATTGGAATTGGTTGGAGAGGACTCGTCGAGCAAATCGAGAGGTTTAAGGATCTAATGGAATTCACGAAACTGAGGACCAACCAGCAAGGGGTGGACCCAGATGATGTATATTCTGAAGTGCCGTATGAGAAGGGATTCCAGTTTCTGTGGCGCATTGAGAGACAG GTTGGGAGGCCTGCATTTGATGAGtttcttaaaaaatatattGCCAACTTCAAGTTCCAGTCTATTGATACCGACATGTTTCTTGACTTCTTAAAAGCAAATATTCCTGGAATTGAAGATCAAATTGATCTAAAAATATGGACTGATGGAACTGGCATACCTCCAGATGCAATGGAACCTGCATCTGAAATCTATACAAAGATCGTTTCGTTGGCTAACGATTTTAAGTCAGGTACAATGCCAAATGAGGATGATGTTGCTCAATGGGGAGGACAAGAATGGGAGCTTTACTTAGAAAATCTGCCTAAATCTGTCGAAGCATCACAG CTAGCAGCTCTAGATGAGCGCTATAGGCTTGCAGAATCGAAAGATTATGAGGTCAAAGTAGCATTTCTTCAGCATGCGATTGCATCTAGGTGCTCTAGTTACTACAACGAAGTTGAGAAAACTCTGAAAGAAgtaggacggatgaagtatcTCCGGCCACTCTATAGAGCACTAGTCCAGGGCGCTGGAAAAGAAGAGGAGAAGATGTTTGCGAGGGTTTTCTCTGAGGCTTGCGCAGGCTATCACCCGATAGCTAAGGGTGTGGTTGAGGCCATATTCGCCAAGCATTTGTAG
- the LOC121742457 gene encoding uncharacterized protein LOC121742457 produces MTHAHRFLCKNGVVSPAADIPPVAAFLEAQPGAYTTTRTHSNVSQVLFWERHLSRISNSFKLLLREKPNLLLPNPINDTTRFWELSTRSAMWDSVIRSLVHDSMRKVMPLALKGRNLGEELAITVLLSGNGRILDLCGGRFDEGRISEVLDVYLHISGYIPAAFGSRECANRLAVVGRGRDFANAKYADWVRLRKSLERLRPPSVTELLLSNDSERILEGCLTNFFIISLKEKDEDVSHAEQSELQSWSAIEVQTAPLSDGVLPGVVRQVIRDICLSNGIPFKEVSPSWSKRDLWLEAFVTNGLRIIQPVETIQAPCAWESIESSSWKEIQWVEKRFQNGPGMITSMLQKEILERASFESYPIASF; encoded by the exons ATGACTCATGCCCACCGATTTCTATGCAAGAACGGCGTCGTATCACCTGCAGCTGATATTCCTCCAGTTGCAGCTTTCCTCGAAGCTCAACCAG GTGCATATACAACCACTCGCACCCACAGCAATGTCTCGCAGGTCTTATTCTGGGAAAGGCATCTAAGCAGGATATCCAATTCCTTTAAATTGTTGTTGAGAGAAAAGCCTAATTTATTACTCCCAAACCCCATAAATGATACTACTAGATTTTGGGAATTGTCGACCCGTTCAGCGATGTGGGACTCGGTGATTAGGTCTCTAGTTCATGATTCCATGAGAAAGGTGATGCCTTTAGCTCTGAAGGGGAGGAATTTGGGGGAGGAATTGGCGATTACTGTGCTtctgagtggaaatgggaggATTTTGGATTTATGTGGAGGTAGGTTTGATGAGGGACGGATTTCTGAGGTGTTGGATGTGTATTTACACATAAGCGGGTACATTCCGGCTGCTTTTGGGTCTAGAGAGTGTGCAAATCGCTTGGCAGTCGTGGGCCGTGGAAGGGATTTTGCGAATGCAAAGTATGCTGATTGGGTCAG GCTGAGGAAGAGCTTGGAGAGGTTGAGGCCACCTTCCGTTACTGAGCTTTTGTTATCAAATGACAGTGAACGAATACTGGAAGGCTGTCTGACgaacttttttattattagccTGAAG GAGAAAGATGAAGATGTTAGTCATGCTGAACAGAGTGAATTACAAAGCTGGAGTGCTATAGAAGTTCAGACTGCTCCCTTGAGTGACGGTGTTCTTCCTGGAGTTGTGCGACAAGTAATCAGAGA CATATGTTTAAGTAATGGAATTCCTTTTAAAGAAGTTTCACCATCATGGTCGAAGCGCGACTTGTGGTTGGAAGCGTTTGTCACAA ATGGTCTTAGGATTATACAGCCTGTAGAGACAATCCAAGCTCCGTGTGCTTGGGAATCCATTGAATCAAGTAGTTGGAAGGAGATACAATGGGTGGAGAAAAGATTTCAG AATGGACCTGGGATGATCACATCAATGTTACAG AAGGAGATTTTGGAGAGAGCCAGTTTTGAGTCATATCCCATTGCTTCGTTTTAG